A DNA window from Primulina tabacum isolate GXHZ01 chromosome 12, ASM2559414v2, whole genome shotgun sequence contains the following coding sequences:
- the LOC142520324 gene encoding AMP deaminase-like: protein MVRLGAGGLSAVRGGAARDVECVRVWRGGAMACAGRFLAEVTKQVLSDLEVSKYQLAEYRISIYGRKQSEWDQLASWFVNNCLFSDNAVWLIQVGDTDHLAAGFLLCHNISHGINLRKSPVLQYLYYLAQIGLAMSPLSNNSLFLDYHRNPFPIFFLRGFNVSLSTDDPLQIHLTKEPLVEEYSVAAKVWKLSSCDLCEIARNSVYQSGFTHAAKLHWLGDEYFKRGPLGNEIHKTNVPNIRISFRHEVSFDSCFFLVSPIVLLSISAVSNGAFLQTWVAEMQYLYGGGLLRKLSTNANFHGNRIQ from the exons ATGGTGAGGCTGGGCGCTGGCGGGTTGAGCGCTGTGAGGGGCGGCGCTGCGAGGGATGTAGAGTGCGTGAGGGTATGGCGAGGTGGAGCGATGGCTTGTGCGG GGCGCTTCCTGGCTGAAGTGACAAAGCAGGTTTTGTCAGATCTGGAAGTGAGTAAGTACCAG TTGGCTGAGTATCGGATATCAATTTATGGGAGGAAGCAGAGTGAATGGGATCAGCTGGCAAGTTGGTTCGTGAACAATTGCCTTTTTAGTGATAATGCAGTTTGGTTGATTCAG GTTGGTGATACTGACCATTTAGCCGCTGGGTTTCTTCTGTGCCATAATATATCACATGGTATTAATTTGCGGAAGTCCCCAGTTTTGCAATATCTTTACTATCTTGCTCAG ATTGGTTTAGCCATGTCTCCGCTAAGCAACAACTCGCTTTTCTTGGATTACCATCGGAATCCATTTCCTATATTCTTCCTACGTGGCTTCAATGTCTCCCTCTCCACTGATGATCCTCTACAAATTCACTTGACAAAAGAACCTCTTGTGGAAGAATATAGTGTAGCTGCAAAG GTGTGGAAGCTTAGTTCATGTGATCTCTGCGAAATAGCTCGGAATTCTGTCTATCAGTCTGGTTTTACTCATGCAGCCAAG TTACACTGGCTTGGAGATGAATATTTCAAAAGAGGCCCTTTAGGAAATGAAATACACAAGACTAATGTACCCAACATTCGCATTTCCTTCAGACACGAGGTTAGCTTTGATTCGTGTTTCTTCCTCGTATCACCAATTGTG TTACTTTCAATTTCCGCCGTCTCTAATGGGGCATTTTTGCAGACATGGGTAGCGGAGATGCAGTATCTTTATGGAGGAGGCCTCCTTCGGAAGTTGAGCACTAATGCAAATTTTCATGGTAACAGAATTCAATAA